GGTGAACAACGCCAACGGCACGTACACGCGCAACGAGGAGTACTACGCGTGGGCGCACCTGGCGAAGGTGGTGCGGCCGGGCGCGGTGCGCGTGGGCGCGACGTCGCTGGGCAACAACAACATCGAGACGCTCGCCTTCAGGAACCCGGACGGCTCGCACGCGCTGGTCGCGCTGAACTCCAACGACGGCGCCACCCTGTCCTTCAAGGTCCGCTGGGGCGGCCAGGCCTTCGAGTACACGCTGCCGCCGCGCTCGGTGGCGTCCTTCCAGTGGGGCGGGACGTCCGGCACGCAGGGCCCGTGGTACCGGCTGGTCAACAAGGCCACCGGCAGGTGCGTGGACATCGTGGGCCCGTCCGCGGCGGACGGCACCGGGCTGCACCAGTGGACGTGCCACACGGGCTCAAGCCAGCAGTGGGCCCTGGTGGCCACCGACAGCGGCTACTCGCGGCTGGTGTCGCGCTACAGCGGCAAGGTGGTGGACGTGGCGGACGTGAGCCAGGCGGACGGCGCGCGCGTGCAGGAGTGGTCCTGGGCGGGCGGCGCGAACCAGCAGTTCAAGCCGGTGGCCACCTCCGGGGGCTACAGCCGCTTCGAGGCCCGCCACAGCGGCAAGGTGCTGGACGTGAACAACTGCTGGACCAGCGGTGACGGCGCCGCCGTCCAGCAGTGGGTCTGGGCCAACAACGACTGCCAGCAGTTCCGCCTGGAAGCCATGCCCTGATGCGTCCGGCGGCCCTCCTGGAGGAAGGCTGACGTCTCCAGCGCACGATCCGTCCGGCGGACAACACCCGCCCGGGCGTCCCGCACACTCCCTCGGCTCTTTTTGGATGCGAGTGGTTCCATTCACCGCATGTGCCCCCACCTTCCGGGGGCACAGGGCCCGTGAACTCCTCCGAACAACAAGATCCCAAGGGGACCCGTCCCGCCATCACGGTCCTCAACGTCAACGACGACCCGGCGACGCTGTACCTGCTGAGCCTCACGCTGCGGCAGGGGGGCTACCAGGTGCTCGAGGCCACGGGAGGGCGCGAAGCGCTGCGGCTGGCCCAGGGGCTGCCCGACCTGGTGTTGCTGGACGTGCACATGCCGGACATCGACGGCTACGAGGTGTGCCGCCGCCTGCGCGCGGACGAGGCCACGCACGACCTGCTCATCGCCCACCTGTCGTCCGTGTCCGTGCGGCGCGAGGACCGCGTGCGGGGCCTGGCCCAGGGCGCGGACGCGTACTGGACGCGGCCCCTGGCGGAGGACGAGCTGCTCGCGAACATCGAAGCGCTCCTGCGCCTTCAAGCCCGCGCCCGGGACGCCGTGCGCGCGCGCGACCGCTTCCTGCGCGTCGCCGGGCACGAGCTGAGGACGCCCCTCACCGTGCTCCGCCTCAACCTGGAGCGCGCGGTGGAGATGATCCAGGGCGACGCGGAGGCGGGCGGCGCCATGCAGAAGCGCCTGGCCCCGGCGGTGCGCCAGCTCACCCGGCTGCAGGGCCTGGTGGAGAGCCTGGCGGACGTGTCGCGCCTGTCCGAACAGGAGGTGACGCTGCTGGTGGACACGGTGGACTTCTCCCAGCTGGTGCGCGAACAGGTGGAGCGCTTCCAGGTCCCGGCCCACAGCGCGAACGTGGCCCTGGACGTGGAGCTGCCCGACACGCCCGTCCTGCTCTTTGGCGACCGGCGCATGCTGGAGCAGGCCGTGGGCCACCTGTTGTCCAACGCCGTCAAGTTCGGCGAGGACCGGCCCGCGAAGGCGCGCCTGTCCACGCACGAGGGCCACGCGGTGCTCGCGGTGGAGGACCAGGGCGTGGGCATCGCGCCGCAGGACCAGGCGCGCATCTTCCGCCGCTTCGAGCGCGTGCCCTCCGGCGGCCGGTTCGAGGGCCTGGGCCTGGGGCTCTACCTGGCCCGGGAGATCGCCGCCGCGCACGACGGCACGCTGACCGTGAAGAGCGCCCTGGGCCAGGGCGCGTGTTTCGAGCTGAGGCTCCCCTTGCATCGCACCCAGCGGTACTGAC
This genomic stretch from Corallococcus caeni harbors:
- a CDS encoding ATP-binding response regulator gives rise to the protein MNSSEQQDPKGTRPAITVLNVNDDPATLYLLSLTLRQGGYQVLEATGGREALRLAQGLPDLVLLDVHMPDIDGYEVCRRLRADEATHDLLIAHLSSVSVRREDRVRGLAQGADAYWTRPLAEDELLANIEALLRLQARARDAVRARDRFLRVAGHELRTPLTVLRLNLERAVEMIQGDAEAGGAMQKRLAPAVRQLTRLQGLVESLADVSRLSEQEVTLLVDTVDFSQLVREQVERFQVPAHSANVALDVELPDTPVLLFGDRRMLEQAVGHLLSNAVKFGEDRPAKARLSTHEGHAVLAVEDQGVGIAPQDQARIFRRFERVPSGGRFEGLGLGLYLAREIAAAHDGTLTVKSALGQGACFELRLPLHRTQRY